A genomic region of Arachis stenosperma cultivar V10309 chromosome 9, arast.V10309.gnm1.PFL2, whole genome shotgun sequence contains the following coding sequences:
- the LOC130949564 gene encoding uncharacterized protein LOC130949564 — protein sequence MANLRGECKVITLRSGKVVEEGAPSKDNHEEVAPKHGNEDEGETTVLPPPKPILNPYVPKFLKELITKKRNWEAKEIIVLTEEFSAIIQKKLPQKLKDSGSFQIHCIIGDITIEKALCDLGANINLMSLTMMRRMKIEEAKPTRIALQLADRIFKFPHGVVEDLVVKVREFIFPADFVVLDMEEEANTSIILGRPFLATAGAIIDV from the exons ATGGCAAACCTAAGAGGGGAATGCAAGGTCATAACTCTAAGAAGTGGGAAAGTTGTAGAGGAAGGAGCCCCAAGCAAAGATAATCATGAAGAGGTTGCACCAAAACATGGAAACGAGGATGAAGGGGAGACCACAGTTTTACCTCCACCAAAACCAATTTTGAATCCCTATGTGCCAAAG ttcttgaaggagctCATAACCAAAAAGAGGAACTGGGAGGCAAAAGAAATCATAGTGTTGACTGAAGAATTCAGCGCCATCATACAGAAGAAGTTGCCTCAAAAGCTGAAAGACTCAGGGAGTTTTCAGATCCACTGCATCATAGGGGACATCACTATTGAAAAAGCTTTGTGTGATTTGGGAGCTAACATAAATCTTATGTCTCTAACTATGATGAGAAGgatgaagattgaggaagccaagccaACAAGAATAGCACTCCAATTGGCTGACAGAATATTTAAGTTTCCACATGGGGTGGTGGAAGACTTGGTAGTGAAAGTTAGAGAGTTCATTTTCCCTGCTGATTTTGTTGTGCTGGACATGGAAGAAGAGGCCAACACATCAATtatcctaggaagaccatttctagctactgctggagccatcattgatgtgTAG